One Leptospira wolbachii serovar Codice str. CDC genomic region harbors:
- a CDS encoding M48 family metallopeptidase, giving the protein MIRNSIFFLALTTLIHCSTSPTGRKQIILVKDAEMNEMGTSAFAEMKTKTPVDTNVVANTYVNCIVSAELAVTSDTTGVNSWEVVVFRDNNPNAFALPGGKIGVYTGMFSIAKNKDQLAAVIGHEIGHVIARHGNERISQNQLAGGSVKILESLGKPTVAGALGMGAKFGILLPFSREHESEADLIGLELMAKSGFDPRQSVELWKNMSALGGNKPNELLSTHPSDATRMKNLNAAMPNALVLWERAKAEGKHPNCQL; this is encoded by the coding sequence ATGATTCGAAATTCAATTTTCTTTTTAGCACTTACAACCCTCATCCATTGCAGCACTTCTCCTACAGGAAGAAAACAAATCATACTTGTAAAAGATGCAGAAATGAACGAGATGGGAACCTCAGCATTTGCAGAGATGAAAACAAAAACACCAGTCGATACAAATGTAGTAGCAAATACTTATGTAAACTGCATTGTTTCGGCGGAGTTGGCTGTCACTTCCGATACCACTGGTGTAAATTCATGGGAGGTAGTTGTATTTAGAGACAACAATCCCAATGCATTTGCTCTTCCTGGTGGGAAAATAGGTGTATATACAGGTATGTTTTCAATAGCGAAAAACAAAGACCAATTAGCAGCCGTTATTGGACATGAAATTGGTCACGTGATTGCGCGCCATGGAAACGAACGCATATCTCAAAATCAATTGGCTGGTGGGTCTGTTAAAATTTTAGAAAGCCTTGGAAAACCTACCGTTGCAGGAGCTCTCGGAATGGGTGCGAAATTTGGAATCCTGTTACCTTTTTCTCGGGAACATGAATCGGAAGCTGATTTGATTGGTTTGGAACTTATGGCAAAGTCGGGATTTGATCCCAGACAGAGTGTAGAACTATGGAAAAATATGAGTGCTCTTGGTGGTAACAAACCAAACGAGTTATTATCAACTCATCCGTCTGATGCCACTAGAATGAAGAATTTAAATGCTGCTATGCCAAATGCGCTGGTTTTATGGGAAAGGGCAAAAGCAGAAGGGAAACATCCCAACTGCCAATTGTAA
- a CDS encoding MORN repeat-containing protein, with the protein MKLFIRSLVCGVLLLPLFMACASQDTKDVSDPSNQDSKTNSRAANLEDPEKGGKKFGCIEGNCVNGIGKYVYDNGDVYTGSFKNDLREGPGSFLYSDGEKFSGTYIEDKKQGPGEYNFKNGDKYIGEFQNGQINGKGTYSFKDGKSVSGDFTSDGQEGIGVLTDEGKARNCKIAGRKLLCE; encoded by the coding sequence ATGAAATTATTCATTCGCAGTTTGGTTTGTGGAGTTTTACTTTTGCCGCTATTTATGGCTTGTGCTTCACAAGATACAAAAGATGTTTCTGATCCATCCAACCAAGATTCGAAAACAAACTCACGAGCTGCCAATTTAGAAGATCCAGAAAAAGGTGGAAAGAAGTTTGGTTGTATCGAAGGAAACTGTGTTAATGGAATCGGTAAATATGTGTATGATAATGGAGATGTCTACACAGGGTCTTTCAAAAACGACTTACGGGAAGGTCCTGGAAGTTTTCTCTACTCTGATGGTGAGAAGTTTAGTGGTACATATATAGAAGATAAAAAACAAGGCCCCGGTGAATATAATTTCAAAAACGGGGACAAGTATATTGGAGAATTTCAAAACGGACAAATCAACGGAAAAGGAACTTATAGTTTCAAAGATGGTAAATCTGTTTCTGGTGATTTTACTTCTGATGGTCAGGAAGGTATCGGTGTACTTACTGATGAAGGTAAAGCCAGGAATTGTAAAATCGCAGGAAGAAAACTTCTCTGCGAATAA
- a CDS encoding ATP-dependent helicase, which yields MNEDLNEAQKSVILSPPGPVLVVAGAGTGKTNTLVNKLAALVQSGLEPSSLLLLTFTRRAAKEMLNRATKKLDSRMLSVQGGTFHSFCHHFLRKHSLAVSLNSNFTILDEDDATSLVGMARDQFVSKESKVRFPKKETLAEIFSSCFNLQISLEKVLQKDYPMFLGLTKEIQEIKSKFAELKLKHNSLDFDDLLDFTRKILMEEESIRERIGLQYKYILVDEYQDTNRIQAHIACLLASKHQNIIVVGDDAQCIYGFRGANVHNMLDFPKIFPNTKTIHLTENYRSTQSILDLANAVLNESKENYKKILISHTQGSLNKPIHTKFESAEEEATWIADKILELYEDNIPLSEMAVLFRAGYISNLLEVKLSAKQIPFRKYGGKRFLDLAHVKDLLAYLRIIDNPKDILSWNRVLLLEKNIGKKYAQVLYKNLELNHFQYDMLESSPTFYLGIPEAVKSSFQRLIQILQENIVSLRNSQAVVETVLSHYLPILEQEYDDFERRKQDLDSLKILAKSTENLSEYLANLTLDPTEKKDTNSLDTEEDEFLTLSTIHSAKGLEWKYVFTMHLVEGSLPSSRIKTVQDLEEERRLFYVAITRAKQGLFLTSPVFTDKNRLTTISRFLVDLPNLSDLVEVVHPEIANNQMEGTKADSENDRFQDIQRYFLN from the coding sequence GTGAATGAGGATTTAAACGAAGCCCAAAAATCAGTCATTTTATCACCTCCTGGCCCTGTCCTAGTCGTTGCGGGTGCAGGTACTGGGAAAACGAACACTCTTGTCAATAAATTGGCAGCTCTCGTTCAGAGTGGACTAGAGCCGAGTTCCCTACTCCTTTTAACCTTCACGAGAAGGGCAGCCAAAGAGATGTTGAACCGTGCAACGAAAAAACTAGACTCTCGAATGTTATCCGTACAAGGCGGAACCTTTCACTCGTTTTGTCACCATTTTTTACGTAAGCATTCGTTGGCTGTTTCCCTCAATTCCAATTTTACGATTTTGGATGAAGATGATGCCACAAGCCTTGTGGGTATGGCGAGAGACCAATTCGTTTCCAAGGAGTCCAAAGTCCGGTTTCCGAAAAAGGAAACTCTTGCGGAGATATTCTCAAGTTGTTTCAATCTTCAGATTTCTTTGGAAAAAGTTCTGCAAAAGGACTACCCAATGTTTCTTGGTCTCACAAAAGAAATTCAAGAAATCAAATCTAAATTTGCAGAATTAAAGCTAAAACACAATTCCCTGGATTTTGACGATTTACTAGATTTCACAAGAAAGATCTTAATGGAAGAAGAATCGATCCGCGAAAGGATTGGGTTACAATATAAATATATTTTAGTCGATGAATACCAAGACACTAATCGGATTCAAGCACATATTGCTTGTTTACTGGCAAGTAAACATCAAAATATAATTGTCGTTGGTGATGATGCTCAGTGTATTTACGGTTTTCGCGGGGCCAACGTACACAATATGTTGGATTTCCCAAAAATTTTCCCTAATACAAAAACAATCCATCTAACAGAAAACTATCGAAGCACACAATCCATTTTGGATTTAGCAAATGCCGTTTTGAACGAAAGTAAAGAAAACTATAAAAAAATATTAATATCACATACGCAAGGTTCTTTAAACAAACCAATACATACTAAGTTTGAATCTGCTGAAGAGGAAGCTACCTGGATTGCGGATAAAATATTGGAATTGTATGAAGATAACATCCCTTTGTCGGAAATGGCAGTCCTATTCCGAGCTGGTTATATTTCAAACCTTCTGGAAGTCAAACTGAGTGCGAAACAAATCCCGTTCCGTAAATATGGGGGAAAACGTTTTTTGGATTTAGCACATGTGAAGGATCTTCTTGCTTACCTTCGCATTATCGACAATCCCAAAGATATCCTTTCTTGGAACCGGGTTTTACTTTTGGAAAAAAACATTGGAAAAAAATATGCGCAAGTTCTTTATAAAAATCTAGAACTGAACCATTTCCAATATGATATGTTGGAAAGTTCCCCTACATTTTATTTGGGTATTCCTGAAGCAGTTAAGTCATCCTTTCAAAGATTAATCCAAATTTTACAAGAAAATATTGTAAGTTTAAGAAATAGTCAGGCGGTAGTGGAAACCGTTCTTTCACACTACTTACCAATTTTAGAACAGGAATATGATGATTTTGAGAGACGGAAACAGGATTTGGATTCATTGAAAATTTTAGCCAAATCGACTGAGAACCTTTCTGAATACCTTGCAAATTTAACTCTAGATCCTACGGAAAAAAAAGATACAAACTCTTTGGATACAGAGGAAGATGAATTTCTGACACTGTCCACAATTCATTCAGCAAAGGGATTAGAATGGAAGTATGTATTTACCATGCATTTGGTGGAAGGAAGTTTACCAAGTTCTAGGATCAAAACTGTCCAAGATTTGGAGGAAGAAAGACGATTGTTTTATGTAGCTATCACTCGGGCAAAACAAGGTTTGTTTTTAACATCACCTGTATTCACTGATAAAAACCGATTAACAACTATCAGCCGATTCCTAGTCGATTTACCCAATCTTTCCGATTTAGTGGAAGTAGTTCATCCAGAAATTGCAAACAATCAAATGGAAGGTACAAAAGCTGATTCGGAAAACGACCGGTTTCAGGACATCCAAAGATACTTTTTGAATTGA
- a CDS encoding response regulator, with translation MTAVVGTDKETDVKRILVVEDERIIAINICSTLKQYGYNASYVSDANDAIEHIENEHFDLVLMDIMLNGPMDGIEIASIIKKTKEIPVIYLTAYSDEATINRAKATEPFGYLIKPFNSRDLYISVEMAIYKSQVQKHIRNVESRLAENQKWETIALVASGISHEINNPLTSILNLADLISLEAKKLSNPSLGEKASKIAEESERIAKIIKNLVSYSQSTSSQWNYSNLGSILSDTRSFLHQYFLKEGIQCEIEVGDVPLAYCQPQKIKQVLLNLIQDARVRVNTRKDTIGRKITIILKQAEADGTSHILIQIKDNGAEDLMKGISQMNSLEVTKSIVTEHKGKMYRDEESSSWFFTLPIIKPL, from the coding sequence ATGACAGCAGTTGTGGGAACAGATAAAGAAACAGACGTTAAGAGGATCCTTGTCGTTGAAGACGAAAGAATCATTGCAATCAATATATGTTCTACCTTGAAACAATATGGATACAACGCAAGTTATGTTTCCGATGCAAACGATGCCATTGAACATATTGAAAACGAACACTTTGACTTAGTGTTAATGGATATTATGCTTAATGGTCCAATGGATGGAATTGAAATCGCAAGTATCATAAAAAAAACAAAAGAAATCCCCGTTATCTATCTAACTGCTTATTCGGACGAAGCTACCATCAACCGAGCCAAGGCCACGGAACCCTTTGGTTACTTAATCAAACCATTTAACAGTCGTGATTTGTATATTTCTGTCGAAATGGCAATTTATAAATCCCAAGTGCAAAAGCATATTCGTAATGTAGAAAGTAGGCTTGCTGAAAATCAGAAATGGGAAACGATAGCACTGGTCGCCTCTGGGATTTCCCATGAAATCAATAATCCACTCACATCCATTTTAAATTTGGCGGACCTAATTTCGTTAGAAGCAAAAAAATTAAGTAATCCCTCTTTGGGTGAAAAAGCATCCAAAATCGCAGAAGAATCGGAACGAATTGCAAAAATCATCAAAAACTTAGTTTCCTATTCACAATCCACTTCTTCTCAATGGAACTATTCCAACTTGGGTAGTATTCTAAGTGACACTCGTTCCTTCCTACACCAGTATTTTTTAAAAGAAGGAATCCAATGTGAAATTGAAGTAGGCGATGTACCACTTGCTTATTGCCAACCTCAAAAAATCAAACAAGTTCTCCTCAACCTCATCCAAGATGCAAGGGTCCGAGTCAATACGAGAAAAGATACTATCGGTAGAAAAATTACAATCATCCTAAAACAAGCAGAAGCTGACGGAACAAGTCACATTCTCATTCAAATTAAGGACAATGGAGCAGAGGATTTAATGAAAGGAATTTCTCAAATGAATTCCTTAGAAGTTACAAAAAGTATAGTTACCGAACACAAGGGAAAAATGTATAGGGATGAAGAATCCTCTTCCTGGTTTTTTACCCTACCGATCATAAAACCACTATAA
- a CDS encoding LPS-assembly protein LptD, translating into MEILAQDINGLKLTFPDQSSPTKNAQEEERKQTTAQVQRGLVRKSVDSMSDREVEDNLRNLGLNPSGTIYTKRERLREALVPEEEQALTPEALLSSQTKKGPPIQIQNAAEGQLLNIDKTKGGVLVLRGKVRLKIRSGELVADSVSIDANRQEVYAEGGVEYKDGTAKVNGDRMIYDLKINQGVVYNSKLSMYPSYFIGQKIKRLDEKRYLLEMGYFTACNAELPHESFQARKIIIHDDKSVVAYRVSYKVGGTPLFWLPVLYNSESGNGVTTQVGKNNTQGWFWQNSYQWSDSYPNSLLLANGYKFRFDMYEKTGQAAQLEMWKVSPILNYNINLGYANYKNNTITPVYEDRFRNGGIGNVAVTNNVDRGEMFPNTGLPYRNTGVNYDPWWKTDLRLNAKFNDFSRDYTRNVQIQYENYSNRQFDYEFGNRYQPSNSLQSLYSYRDVRFGLIRNLLNWNLNYTENRGDLSVGIAMSRTLVYQIQANQYFAAQDTLPAVTIRNSSNIGLVPGTNSPIYWDLFFQTNINRIYGAPQQRTNPTTGVVDPRSQYQDFVLRSQTNVIGETGFRSPITMGAYMSFTPSVYMGATKQTVEYPGSGNDLNSPDRDVNKAYSTLLKQQSYQYVRQSHTVRMGIPEIFLSTTYRRLDADKAEAKDPILGNLRQNEAELALESYALNDWDISVRTIRDLRQFSSSYNPGLTNMQRWYYTVVRVGGFFDFVDGFTTRRPSLLERKRNFYSGVFINNDYVHHTPQNRSLSNNLTLSYKMGGFSWPIIRAFRSLEVGSTWYHVYKDSYLDSYRFFFRTDVKVTRYSGVELELDSRVTEPWRLTALAQGQFYAMNTSPEMYTSQTGTNYDQTTIWEDLAAGTGAQGQTERQKTVFNINRFMMTLKLDLHNWEYRLGYSMNLRALPGGLTMNNQLTFYDQSVYFSVNLTNFSFGDSASAQATRVRLYRFRKRPLDGTSTDLTD; encoded by the coding sequence ATGGAAATTCTGGCGCAGGATATCAACGGACTAAAACTCACTTTTCCCGACCAATCTAGTCCAACAAAAAACGCTCAAGAAGAAGAAAGAAAACAAACTACTGCCCAAGTGCAACGTGGACTTGTCAGAAAATCAGTGGATTCCATGTCTGATAGAGAAGTAGAGGACAATCTTCGGAATTTGGGACTCAATCCATCGGGAACCATTTATACAAAAAGAGAAAGACTACGCGAGGCACTCGTTCCCGAAGAAGAACAGGCGTTAACTCCTGAAGCATTACTAAGTTCACAAACAAAAAAAGGCCCACCAATTCAAATCCAAAATGCTGCGGAAGGGCAACTTTTGAATATTGATAAAACGAAGGGTGGGGTCCTTGTCCTTCGCGGTAAAGTTCGACTCAAAATTAGATCGGGCGAACTAGTTGCTGACTCAGTCTCCATCGATGCGAATCGACAAGAGGTCTATGCAGAAGGTGGCGTGGAATACAAAGACGGTACTGCCAAAGTAAATGGCGACCGGATGATCTACGATTTAAAAATAAACCAAGGTGTTGTGTATAATTCCAAACTTAGTATGTATCCATCATACTTCATTGGACAAAAGATAAAACGTTTAGATGAAAAAAGATACCTTTTGGAGATGGGATACTTTACTGCCTGTAATGCGGAACTTCCTCATGAATCTTTTCAAGCTAGAAAAATCATTATCCATGATGATAAGTCCGTTGTAGCCTACCGAGTTTCCTATAAAGTAGGGGGAACTCCATTATTTTGGCTTCCCGTTTTATACAATTCTGAGTCAGGAAACGGAGTCACAACACAAGTTGGTAAAAACAATACACAAGGTTGGTTTTGGCAAAACTCTTACCAATGGTCCGATTCTTATCCGAATAGTCTTCTACTCGCCAATGGTTATAAATTTCGTTTTGATATGTATGAAAAAACGGGACAAGCCGCACAGTTGGAGATGTGGAAAGTATCACCAATTTTAAATTACAATATCAATCTTGGATACGCTAATTATAAGAATAATACAATAACACCTGTGTATGAAGATCGGTTCCGTAATGGTGGTATTGGAAACGTTGCTGTTACGAATAACGTGGATCGCGGAGAGATGTTCCCGAATACAGGATTACCTTACCGCAATACGGGCGTTAACTATGATCCTTGGTGGAAAACGGACCTTCGATTGAATGCAAAATTCAATGATTTTTCGCGTGACTACACTAGAAACGTTCAAATCCAATACGAAAATTATAGCAATCGCCAATTTGACTATGAATTTGGGAACAGATACCAACCATCAAATTCACTTCAATCATTATACTCTTATAGAGATGTTCGTTTTGGTCTTATCCGAAACTTATTAAATTGGAACTTAAACTATACTGAGAACCGAGGAGACTTGAGTGTCGGAATTGCAATGAGCCGAACTCTTGTTTACCAAATCCAAGCCAATCAATACTTTGCAGCACAAGATACGTTACCAGCAGTTACAATTAGAAATTCTAGTAACATTGGTTTGGTTCCTGGTACTAATAGTCCTATTTATTGGGATTTATTTTTTCAAACCAATATCAATCGAATCTACGGCGCTCCCCAACAGAGAACCAATCCAACAACAGGTGTTGTGGATCCAAGAAGTCAGTACCAAGACTTTGTTTTACGATCGCAAACCAACGTAATCGGTGAAACAGGATTTCGATCTCCAATAACCATGGGTGCTTATATGTCCTTTACACCCTCTGTTTATATGGGTGCTACGAAACAAACGGTGGAATATCCTGGATCTGGAAATGATTTAAACAGTCCAGACAGAGACGTAAACAAAGCATACTCCACACTATTAAAACAACAATCCTATCAGTATGTAAGGCAATCACATACAGTTCGAATGGGAATTCCTGAAATCTTTCTATCTACTACTTACCGACGTTTAGACGCAGATAAGGCAGAGGCAAAAGACCCCATCCTTGGAAATTTACGTCAGAATGAGGCTGAGTTAGCATTAGAAAGTTATGCGCTCAATGATTGGGACATCTCGGTAAGAACCATTAGAGATTTACGCCAATTTTCATCCTCTTACAATCCGGGGCTTACCAATATGCAACGATGGTATTATACTGTTGTGAGAGTGGGCGGATTTTTTGACTTTGTAGACGGTTTTACAACACGTAGACCAAGTCTTTTGGAAAGAAAACGAAACTTCTATTCTGGTGTATTTATTAACAATGATTATGTGCACCATACCCCTCAAAATAGATCCTTATCAAATAACCTTACCCTTTCTTATAAAATGGGAGGTTTTTCTTGGCCAATTATCCGTGCTTTTCGAAGTTTAGAAGTAGGGTCTACCTGGTATCATGTGTATAAAGATAGTTATTTGGATAGTTACAGATTTTTCTTTAGAACTGATGTCAAAGTCACAAGATATTCCGGTGTTGAATTAGAACTTGATTCACGAGTCACAGAACCTTGGCGTCTTACAGCTCTTGCACAAGGTCAGTTTTATGCAATGAATACTAGTCCGGAAATGTATACATCCCAAACAGGAACTAATTACGATCAAACTACAATTTGGGAAGATTTAGCTGCAGGAACAGGTGCCCAAGGCCAAACAGAAAGACAAAAAACTGTCTTTAATATCAACAGGTTTATGATGACCTTAAAACTCGACCTACACAACTGGGAATATCGTTTGGGTTATAGTATGAATTTACGGGCGCTACCAGGAGGTCTAACAATGAACAACCAATTGACTTTTTACGATCAGTCTGTATACTTTTCTGTTAACTTAACCAATTTTAGTTTTGGCGATTCTGCGTCTGCTCAGGCGACAAGAGTTCGGTTGTATAGGTTCCGCAAACGTCCACTTGATGGAACATCCACAGACTTAACGGATTAA
- a CDS encoding undecaprenyl-phosphate glucose phosphotransferase: MLKERSQSFKLLFLVTDFFIALTSFVCAYTIRYYLSPDSSFQIQTIDPINYLILGVVLGFSQVLSFLSIDLYHPRRGLSFSDELFAIITGVVLNLLVVLSLLFFFRGESFSRLVIGYFAICTVILTSFSHYILRSFMQYLRSRGFNLKSVLIIGTGKSAINFSETIKKHSIYGYTVKGFVAGKKNLSPKKIQTVTTTGKLEPYVEENNIDLIVYALSHEEGDSLKEIIDIADFHGIDLKVIPSYEEIVTAKGRVEVLDGIPIISIRNIPLRLGYNLVLKRTFDIFFSLFFILLFSPFYLIIALLVKLTSKGPIFYKQERVGLDNKVFGMLKFRSMVVQAKEKSDTLWTVKDDPRVTVVGAVLRKLSLDETPQFFNVLLGDMSVVGPRPERPFYVEKFRNEHQQYMRRHAAKAGITGWAQVQGFRGDTSIEKRIEADIFYIENWSLLLDIKIILLTPLKTIIDRNAY, from the coding sequence ATGTTAAAAGAAAGAAGCCAATCCTTCAAACTCCTATTCCTTGTAACAGACTTCTTCATAGCACTGACAAGCTTTGTATGCGCTTATACAATCCGATATTATTTATCACCCGATTCGAGTTTTCAAATCCAAACCATTGATCCTATAAATTATTTGATTTTGGGCGTTGTACTTGGTTTCTCTCAGGTTTTATCATTCCTCTCCATCGATTTATACCACCCGCGAAGAGGTTTATCTTTTTCTGATGAACTATTTGCAATCATTACGGGAGTGGTTTTAAACTTACTCGTTGTACTTTCTCTTTTGTTTTTCTTTCGAGGTGAAAGTTTTTCGAGGTTAGTCATCGGTTACTTTGCTATTTGCACAGTCATCCTTACTTCATTTTCCCACTATATTTTGCGATCCTTTATGCAATATTTGCGCAGTCGAGGATTCAATCTAAAGTCTGTTCTTATCATTGGAACAGGAAAGTCTGCGATTAATTTTTCTGAAACTATCAAAAAACATTCCATTTATGGTTATACAGTAAAGGGTTTTGTAGCTGGAAAAAAAAATCTTTCCCCCAAGAAAATCCAAACCGTTACAACAACTGGAAAATTAGAGCCTTACGTTGAAGAAAACAATATCGATTTAATCGTCTATGCATTATCGCATGAAGAAGGTGATTCTCTCAAAGAGATTATTGATATTGCAGACTTTCATGGTATTGATTTAAAAGTCATTCCAAGTTACGAAGAAATCGTTACTGCCAAAGGAAGAGTGGAAGTATTGGACGGGATTCCCATTATCTCGATTCGTAATATTCCTTTGCGATTGGGATACAACTTAGTATTAAAAAGAACTTTTGATATTTTCTTTTCCCTATTTTTTATCTTATTATTCAGCCCATTCTATCTGATCATTGCTTTACTTGTGAAGTTAACGAGTAAAGGTCCCATTTTTTACAAACAAGAAAGAGTTGGTCTCGATAATAAGGTTTTCGGAATGCTCAAGTTTCGATCCATGGTAGTGCAAGCAAAAGAAAAATCGGATACACTCTGGACTGTAAAAGATGACCCTCGTGTCACAGTAGTGGGTGCTGTTTTACGTAAATTATCATTAGATGAAACTCCCCAATTTTTTAATGTATTACTGGGCGATATGTCTGTTGTGGGACCGAGACCAGAACGTCCTTTTTATGTAGAAAAATTTAGAAACGAACACCAACAGTATATGAGACGGCATGCAGCAAAAGCTGGGATCACAGGTTGGGCACAAGTGCAAGGATTCCGAGGAGATACTTCGATCGAAAAACGAATTGAAGCTGATATTTTTTACATTGAAAACTGGTCTCTACTTCTCGATATCAAGATCATTTTACTCACCCCCCTTAAGACAATTATAGATAGGAATGCATACTGA
- the gatC gene encoding Asp-tRNA(Asn)/Glu-tRNA(Gln) amidotransferase subunit GatC, which translates to MDEKELKNIAHLAKLNIDDTEVSSMLNDFSRIVQYVDEIKNLDTTSVGNDEIYEQIFYELRKDFAENSLKRDDLAKIAPSYENGYVVVPKVIET; encoded by the coding sequence ATGGATGAAAAAGAATTAAAAAACATTGCCCACTTGGCAAAACTTAACATAGATGATACGGAAGTTTCTTCTATGTTAAATGACTTTTCTCGGATTGTACAATACGTAGATGAAATTAAAAATCTAGACACAACTAGTGTAGGTAATGATGAAATCTATGAACAAATCTTCTATGAATTGAGAAAGGACTTTGCGGAGAACAGTTTAAAGCGAGACGATCTCGCAAAAATTGCTCCTTCCTATGAAAATGGATACGTTGTGGTTCCCAAGGTAATTGAAACATGA